The DNA region CTTACCTTCAAACAGTAAATAGAGACCAGAGCAGTCTCCCCACAGCTGAGGAGCCACCACTTGTGCTGGGCTGGCCAGGCCTGGATCCCAGCTCCTGTGAAGACCTTTGTTCAATAATAACATGCTTTATTGTCCTGTTTTCCTGGCTCCTTCCTGTTGGCAGTATCTTTATTCACACAGTCAAGTGATACAAATTCACTGGAACAGTAGCAGTTTATAAAGAGAGTAAGAATAATTATCTtgaactgaaatttaaaaaaaaacacatggcCACCTGTCAAGCAATGCTCTGCTTGTAACAGGTCATGGTAAGGAAACATTTTACAACCTTGGCAGTGTATTCCCAGCCATGTTGCTTTTCCAGACCACAAAATACACAATACAAAAATATACTAAAAGTAATAATGGAGTTTGTAGAAATGTCTGCTGCAAAACAATTGCTGTTGTCTGATTTCCTCTATATTTACTCCCACGCTACATTATGATAGAATACTTGAATAAACAGAGTTTACTTCTAACTGAATTTGAACTTTAAAGTTGATCTCAAGTAAACTGTAAAGTCTTTGGCTCCCATCCTTGAAGTACATAAAGGACCTTAACTTTGGACTCGTGAGACTGATAAGGCAGGAGGTGAGCCCACAAGTGAGAATCTGATGCCTtgggcagcagcccaggagggaaggggaagttGAAGTGCTGTACTTCACAGGATcttaatttggggtttttccctggattttttaCAGACTTTTAACAAGTCTTCCCTGGGCTCTCCTTTTACCTGATAGGCTTGAGATTTCAAGTTTCTAGTACTCTGGTACAACCGCCTGTGTTTGAGATCTGGACTCTGCCCTTAGTTGAGTGAATTGCAGTACCTCTCTCCCTCCGAATTTCACTGCTCAGTGTCATcttccctgtccctttcccctccccttcctccctcctggcCCGGGACCACTGGCATGGCCTCTTGCCATGTGAGAGAGAGCCGGGTGCCCCAGTGCTCTGCTGAGGCTCACCCCGAGCCCCACAAACGCTCCCTGCATTCCAAGTACCGCTCTCTTAGTGTTTCAACCTTGAGAGACCGGGAATCCAGTGCTGGCCGTACTGTGCAGGGATGAGCAGCTATTCCCTCAGGCTGGCACGCTTGCAGTGAGAATCTCAGAATGCTCATGGAAAGTGACATCCAGAGTGGCCTTGCCATGACAGAGGAACACACGGTGAGCAGGCCAATGTGTTCAACTCTGGGATTTCATGCTCCTTTTTCTCCTAAGAGCCAAtctcaaaacatttaaaatgagaTGTTTTAGCAGAGAGGAAGAACAAGGCACTGAAGGTGAGCTCATTTGGCCACGACTGATCCACAGGGGGCTCTCCCAGTCCTCAGTGCTCTTCACTGAGCTGTCCTCTCTATGCTCACATCGTATGAGACGTTCTCAGAAGGGAAACCTTGTCTCAGCTCTGACACCACACACAGGGGCCAAGACCCACCTTCCAAGGCATGGCCTTCAGAGAAATCATCGAGAAGGACACACACTGGAGGCCAGAGGTTGGCTTCCCAGTGTCTAAACACCACCAACTCCCAGAGAGGTCAGCTGTGGAAAGATGACCAGGACACCTGTGAGGTATAAAACTCTGTGTCTGCTGGCCACTGCTCAGCTTTCTCATCGTCAGACTTGTCACTGTCATCGCCGCTGGAGGGTTCGTAGCCCTGCATGGCAGAGGGGATCGGCTCCGTCTGCCTCCgatcctcctctgcctccttcttcttctcggccagcagctgcctgtagCACAGGTTGCAGACCCTCAGGGGCTTGGGGGACAGCCGGGGCATCAGGAACCTCTGCCTGGAGCAGTCGGCGCACACGACGAAGCCGCACTTGCGGCAGTGGTGCCTGCGGGTGAGCGTGGAGAACTTGGTGTGCGTGCAGCGCATGCAGATGTCCGTGGCCTTGTCGGGGATCCAGGGAGCCGCgggctccctgcagggctgccgGCCCGTCTTGGTCAGCAGGTGCTTGATGCACTCCTCCAGGTGGCTGATCCACTCCTTCCTCTCCGTCAGGGAGGCTGCCGACACCACAAAGGACTTCTTGGAGGTTTTAATCATCCAGCGGTTCTTCATCTGCAGGGTGTCTGGCAGCGTCTCCAAAGTGACATCTTCCAGGGGGATGATGTGCTGCGAGTTGTACTTCCTTTTGTTGATGATGATGCTGCCGTAGACCAGGATGTCgttgaagaggaaaaagatgcGAGGCTTTGGCTTCTTGCGGCATTCTTTGGTTaaaatcccttctcccaggaGCACCCTGCCCGGCAAGGCTAAGGGCTGCCCAGAAGCCCCAAAGCAGTTTTCCACAGCAGCGATGCGCTGGCTGTTGATCTCCGTGTTTGCCAGATGGTCCATCATGTCCAGCTCGCtctgaagagaggaaaacaaagagggCAGTGGTGAAACTGCAGACAACTGCACCAGGTGAAGGTGAGTAGCCAGTGGATGCACAGCTGAGGTGCTCCTGATGCAATCTGAGGCTACAGGTGATCCCATGAGCACTCCTGGCTCTACTCTGTTACCTTCCTAAATAAAACCTTCAAACTTTCTGACCCCATTTCGCAGCAGCCCGGGCTGTACTGGGATGGTTCAATTTGCAGCAATGGAAGCCCTTGAGGGCAGTGCCAGGTTCTTCCTGGTTGTGCTTTTTACCAGTGTTCCTGTGTGCCCTtagaaaagaaagctgcttGGTCTGAACCTGATTTTATGCAGATCCACAGATCTGCAGCATAAAAGGGTCTGGAGAGCAAGGCTCCTGTTTCTGACTGCACATCTGCTTTCTCAAGGATtgcttacacacacacaccccccgCAGCTCCATCCTGGGccagagctgaggcaggaacaaaagaaaactctGTGGTATCACTTGTTCCATACGT from Motacilla alba alba isolate MOTALB_02 chromosome 11, Motacilla_alba_V1.0_pri, whole genome shotgun sequence includes:
- the PLEKHF1 gene encoding pleckstrin homology domain-containing family F member 1; this encodes MMDHLANTEINSQRIAAVENCFGASGQPLALPGRVLLGEGILTKECRKKPKPRIFFLFNDILVYGSIIINKRKYNSQHIIPLEDVTLETLPDTLQMKNRWMIKTSKKSFVVSAASLTERKEWISHLEECIKHLLTKTGRQPCREPAAPWIPDKATDICMRCTHTKFSTLTRRHHCRKCGFVVCADCSRQRFLMPRLSPKPLRVCNLCYRQLLAEKKKEAEEDRRQTEPIPSAMQGYEPSSGDDSDKSDDEKAEQWPADTEFYTSQVSWSSFHS